The following is a genomic window from Streptomyces lincolnensis.
TCGGCCCGCGGCCACCGCTCCCGGAGGAGTCCGCCGAGTACGGCCCGGACATCCGGCGGCGGTTGCTGGTCAAGCCCGGGCTCACCGGCCTGTGGCAGATCAGCGGACGCAGCGACCTGCCGTGGGAGGAGGCGGTACGGCTGGACCTGCGGTACGTGGAGGACTGGTCGCTCGCCCTGGACGCAGTGATCTTGTGGAAGACGCTGCGTGCGGTGCTGCAGGGCCAGGGGGCGTACTGATGCGCGGCGGCCGATGTCCGGCCGGCGCGCGGACCGCAGGCCGCAAGGGCCTGCCTGGGGGGAGGAACGGGTCATGAGGGTCAGCGTCTTGGGGCTCGGCTACGTGGGCTGCGTGTCGGCAGCGTGCCTGGCCGAGATGGGTCACGAGGTCATCGGGGTGGACGTGAACCAGGCGAAGGTCGACCTGGTCAACGACGGCAAGGCCCCGGTGGTGGAGGAACGTATCGGCGAGGTCGTCGCCGAGGCGGTGCGGACGGGAGCGTTACGCGCCACCGACGACGTCCGCGAGGCGATCATGGGCAGTGAGGTGTCGTTGGTCTGCGTGGGCACGCCGTCGGAGCCCAACGGCAGCCTGTGCACCACCTACTTGGAGCGGGTCACCGAGCAGATCGGCGCCGCGCTGGCGGAGCGCGGTGGGAGCGGTGGGCGGCACACCGTCGTGTTCCGCAGCACCATGCTCCCGGGCACCTGCCTGAACCTGCTGGTACCACTCCTGGAGAAATACGTCGGCGGCACGGCCGGGGTGGACTTCGGGGTCGCGGTCAACCCGGAGTTCCTGCGCGAGGGCACGAGCGTGCGGGACTTCTTCGACCCGCCCAAGACCGTCATCGGCGAGATCGACCCGGCGAGCGGCGACGTGGTCGCGGCGCTGTACGACGGACTGCCCGGCGAGGTGTTCCGGGTGCCGGTCCCCACGGCCGAGGCGATCAAGTACGCGGACAACGCGTTCCACGGTCTCAAGATCGGCTTCGCGAACGAACTGGGCGCCATATGCCAGGCGCTCGGCGTGGACTCCCACCAGGTGGTGGACGTGTTCCTGGCCGACCGCAAACTGAACATCAGCCCCGCCTATCTGCGGCCCGGCTTCGCCTTCGGCGGCTCCTGCCTGCCCAAGGACCTGCGCAGCCTGGTCCACGCGGCACAACGCGCCGACGTCTCGGTGCCCATCCTCGCCCACGTGCTGCCCTCCAACTCCGCCCATCTGCAACGCGCGGTGGACCTGGTCGAGCGCACCGGCAAACGCCGGGTGGGCCTGTTCGGGCTGTCCTTCAAACCCGGCACCGACGACCTCCGCGAGAGCCCGCTCGTCGAGCTGGCGGAAAGACTCCTCGGCAAGGGCTACGACCTGAAGATCTACGACGGCAACGTGAACCTCTCCCGGCTGCTCGGCGCGAACCGCGAGTACATCGAGAACCGGCTGCCGCACATCGCGCAGCTGCTCACGGACTCCGTCGACGAGGTGCTCGAACACGCGGAGGTGTGCCTGGTCGGCACCAAGGA
Proteins encoded in this region:
- a CDS encoding nucleotide sugar dehydrogenase, with protein sequence MRVSVLGLGYVGCVSAACLAEMGHEVIGVDVNQAKVDLVNDGKAPVVEERIGEVVAEAVRTGALRATDDVREAIMGSEVSLVCVGTPSEPNGSLCTTYLERVTEQIGAALAERGGSGGRHTVVFRSTMLPGTCLNLLVPLLEKYVGGTAGVDFGVAVNPEFLREGTSVRDFFDPPKTVIGEIDPASGDVVAALYDGLPGEVFRVPVPTAEAIKYADNAFHGLKIGFANELGAICQALGVDSHQVVDVFLADRKLNISPAYLRPGFAFGGSCLPKDLRSLVHAAQRADVSVPILAHVLPSNSAHLQRAVDLVERTGKRRVGLFGLSFKPGTDDLRESPLVELAERLLGKGYDLKIYDGNVNLSRLLGANREYIENRLPHIAQLLTDSVDEVLEHAEVCLVGTKDPAVLSALPHGDGPVLVDLIRLPDAEARRTEPGYVGLVW